The Manis javanica isolate MJ-LG chromosome 4, MJ_LKY, whole genome shotgun sequence genome contains a region encoding:
- the TMUB2 gene encoding transmembrane and ubiquitin-like domain-containing protein 2 isoform X3 yields the protein MISRHLQNNLVSLDPVSSQAMELSDVTLIEGVGNEVTVVAGVVVLILALVLAWLSTYVADSSSNQLLGTIVSAGDTSVLHLGHVDRLVAGQGTPEPTELPHPSEGNDEKAEEAGEGLPKRQVGPESSSPEAPLRSEDSTCLPPSHSLINVRLKFLNDTEELAVARPEDTVGALKSKYFPGQESQMKLIYQGRLLQDPARTLRSLNITDNCVIHCHRSPPGSAVPGPSASLAPSSATEPPSLGVSVGSLMVPVFVVLLGVVWYFRINYRHFFTAPATVSLVGVTVFFSFLVFGMYGR from the exons ATGATTTCTCGTCATCTTCAAAACAACcttgtgag CTTGGACCCAGTCAGCAGCCAGGCCATGGAACTCTCTGATGTCACTCTCATTGAGGGTGTGGGTAACGAGGTGACTGTTGTGGCAGGTGTGGTGGTGCTGATTCTAGCCTTGGTCCTAGCTTGGCTCTCTACCTACGTAGCAGACAGCAGTAGCAACCAGCTCCTGGGCACTATTGTGTCAGCTGGTGACACATCCGTCCTCCACCTGGGGCATGTGGACCGTCTGGTGGCAGGCCAAGGCACCCCAGAGCCAACTGAACTCCCCCATCCATCAGAGGGTAATGATGAGAAGGCTGAAGAGGCTGGCGAAG GTCTGCCCAAAAGACAAGTGGGCCCAGAGAGCAGCAGTCCAGAGGCACCCCTGCGATCTGAGGATAgcacctgcctccctcccagccacAGCCTCATCAATGTGCGGCTCAAATTCCTCAATGACACCGAGGAGCTGGCTGTGGCCAGGCCTGAGGATACTGTGGGTGCCTTGAAGAG TAAATACTTCCCTGGACAAGAGAGCCAGATGAAACTGATCTACCAGGGCCGCCTGCTGCAGGACCCAGCCCGCACCCTGCGTTCCCTGAACATTACTGACAACTGTGTGATTCACTGCCACCGCTCACCACCAGGGTCAGCTGTTCCAGGCCCCTCAGCTTCCCTGGCCCCCTCCTCGGCCACTGAGCCACCCAGCCTTGGCGTCAGTGTGGGCAGCCTCATGGTGCCTGTGTTTGTGGTGCTGTTGGGTGTGGTCTGGTACTTTCGTATCAATTACCGCCATTTCTTCACAGCACCTGCCACTGTTTCCCTGGTGGGGGTCACTGTCTTCTTCAGCTTCCTAGTATTTGGGATGTATGGACGATAA
- the TMUB2 gene encoding transmembrane and ubiquitin-like domain-containing protein 2 isoform X4, translating into MISRHLQNNLVSLDPVSSQAMELSDVTLIEGVGNEVTVVAGVVVLILALVLAWLSTYVADSSSNQLLGTIVSAGDTSVLHLGHVDRLVAGQGTPEPTELPHPSEGLPKRQVGPESSSPEAPLRSEDSTCLPPSHSLINVRLKFLNDTEELAVARPEDTVGALKSKYFPGQESQMKLIYQGRLLQDPARTLRSLNITDNCVIHCHRSPPGSAVPGPSASLAPSSATEPPSLGVSVGSLMVPVFVVLLGVVWYFRINYRHFFTAPATVSLVGVTVFFSFLVFGMYGR; encoded by the exons ATGATTTCTCGTCATCTTCAAAACAACcttgtgag CTTGGACCCAGTCAGCAGCCAGGCCATGGAACTCTCTGATGTCACTCTCATTGAGGGTGTGGGTAACGAGGTGACTGTTGTGGCAGGTGTGGTGGTGCTGATTCTAGCCTTGGTCCTAGCTTGGCTCTCTACCTACGTAGCAGACAGCAGTAGCAACCAGCTCCTGGGCACTATTGTGTCAGCTGGTGACACATCCGTCCTCCACCTGGGGCATGTGGACCGTCTGGTGGCAGGCCAAGGCACCCCAGAGCCAACTGAACTCCCCCATCCATCAGAGG GTCTGCCCAAAAGACAAGTGGGCCCAGAGAGCAGCAGTCCAGAGGCACCCCTGCGATCTGAGGATAgcacctgcctccctcccagccacAGCCTCATCAATGTGCGGCTCAAATTCCTCAATGACACCGAGGAGCTGGCTGTGGCCAGGCCTGAGGATACTGTGGGTGCCTTGAAGAG TAAATACTTCCCTGGACAAGAGAGCCAGATGAAACTGATCTACCAGGGCCGCCTGCTGCAGGACCCAGCCCGCACCCTGCGTTCCCTGAACATTACTGACAACTGTGTGATTCACTGCCACCGCTCACCACCAGGGTCAGCTGTTCCAGGCCCCTCAGCTTCCCTGGCCCCCTCCTCGGCCACTGAGCCACCCAGCCTTGGCGTCAGTGTGGGCAGCCTCATGGTGCCTGTGTTTGTGGTGCTGTTGGGTGTGGTCTGGTACTTTCGTATCAATTACCGCCATTTCTTCACAGCACCTGCCACTGTTTCCCTGGTGGGGGTCACTGTCTTCTTCAGCTTCCTAGTATTTGGGATGTATGGACGATAA
- the TMUB2 gene encoding transmembrane and ubiquitin-like domain-containing protein 2 isoform X1 has protein sequence MISRHLQNNLVSLDPVSSQAMELSDVTLIEGVGNEVTVVAGVVVLILALVLAWLSTYVADSSSNQLLGTIVSAGDTSVLHLGHVDRLVAGQGTPEPTELPHPSEGNDEKAEEAGEGGGDSTGELGAGVGVEPSLEHLLDIQGLPKRQVGPESSSPEAPLRSEDSTCLPPSHSLINVRLKFLNDTEELAVARPEDTVGALKSKYFPGQESQMKLIYQGRLLQDPARTLRSLNITDNCVIHCHRSPPGSAVPGPSASLAPSSATEPPSLGVSVGSLMVPVFVVLLGVVWYFRINYRHFFTAPATVSLVGVTVFFSFLVFGMYGR, from the exons ATGATTTCTCGTCATCTTCAAAACAACcttgtgag CTTGGACCCAGTCAGCAGCCAGGCCATGGAACTCTCTGATGTCACTCTCATTGAGGGTGTGGGTAACGAGGTGACTGTTGTGGCAGGTGTGGTGGTGCTGATTCTAGCCTTGGTCCTAGCTTGGCTCTCTACCTACGTAGCAGACAGCAGTAGCAACCAGCTCCTGGGCACTATTGTGTCAGCTGGTGACACATCCGTCCTCCACCTGGGGCATGTGGACCGTCTGGTGGCAGGCCAAGGCACCCCAGAGCCAACTGAACTCCCCCATCCATCAGAGGGTAATGATGAGAAGGCTGAAGAGGCTGGCGAAGGTGGGGGAGACTCCACAGGGGAGCTTGGAGCTGGGGTTGGTGTTGAGCCCAGCCTTGAGCATCTGCTTGACATCCAAGGTCTGCCCAAAAGACAAGTGGGCCCAGAGAGCAGCAGTCCAGAGGCACCCCTGCGATCTGAGGATAgcacctgcctccctcccagccacAGCCTCATCAATGTGCGGCTCAAATTCCTCAATGACACCGAGGAGCTGGCTGTGGCCAGGCCTGAGGATACTGTGGGTGCCTTGAAGAG TAAATACTTCCCTGGACAAGAGAGCCAGATGAAACTGATCTACCAGGGCCGCCTGCTGCAGGACCCAGCCCGCACCCTGCGTTCCCTGAACATTACTGACAACTGTGTGATTCACTGCCACCGCTCACCACCAGGGTCAGCTGTTCCAGGCCCCTCAGCTTCCCTGGCCCCCTCCTCGGCCACTGAGCCACCCAGCCTTGGCGTCAGTGTGGGCAGCCTCATGGTGCCTGTGTTTGTGGTGCTGTTGGGTGTGGTCTGGTACTTTCGTATCAATTACCGCCATTTCTTCACAGCACCTGCCACTGTTTCCCTGGTGGGGGTCACTGTCTTCTTCAGCTTCCTAGTATTTGGGATGTATGGACGATAA
- the TMUB2 gene encoding transmembrane and ubiquitin-like domain-containing protein 2 isoform X2 has protein sequence MELSDVTLIEGVGNEVTVVAGVVVLILALVLAWLSTYVADSSSNQLLGTIVSAGDTSVLHLGHVDRLVAGQGTPEPTELPHPSEGNDEKAEEAGEGGGDSTGELGAGVGVEPSLEHLLDIQGLPKRQVGPESSSPEAPLRSEDSTCLPPSHSLINVRLKFLNDTEELAVARPEDTVGALKSKYFPGQESQMKLIYQGRLLQDPARTLRSLNITDNCVIHCHRSPPGSAVPGPSASLAPSSATEPPSLGVSVGSLMVPVFVVLLGVVWYFRINYRHFFTAPATVSLVGVTVFFSFLVFGMYGR, from the exons ATGGAACTCTCTGATGTCACTCTCATTGAGGGTGTGGGTAACGAGGTGACTGTTGTGGCAGGTGTGGTGGTGCTGATTCTAGCCTTGGTCCTAGCTTGGCTCTCTACCTACGTAGCAGACAGCAGTAGCAACCAGCTCCTGGGCACTATTGTGTCAGCTGGTGACACATCCGTCCTCCACCTGGGGCATGTGGACCGTCTGGTGGCAGGCCAAGGCACCCCAGAGCCAACTGAACTCCCCCATCCATCAGAGGGTAATGATGAGAAGGCTGAAGAGGCTGGCGAAGGTGGGGGAGACTCCACAGGGGAGCTTGGAGCTGGGGTTGGTGTTGAGCCCAGCCTTGAGCATCTGCTTGACATCCAAGGTCTGCCCAAAAGACAAGTGGGCCCAGAGAGCAGCAGTCCAGAGGCACCCCTGCGATCTGAGGATAgcacctgcctccctcccagccacAGCCTCATCAATGTGCGGCTCAAATTCCTCAATGACACCGAGGAGCTGGCTGTGGCCAGGCCTGAGGATACTGTGGGTGCCTTGAAGAG TAAATACTTCCCTGGACAAGAGAGCCAGATGAAACTGATCTACCAGGGCCGCCTGCTGCAGGACCCAGCCCGCACCCTGCGTTCCCTGAACATTACTGACAACTGTGTGATTCACTGCCACCGCTCACCACCAGGGTCAGCTGTTCCAGGCCCCTCAGCTTCCCTGGCCCCCTCCTCGGCCACTGAGCCACCCAGCCTTGGCGTCAGTGTGGGCAGCCTCATGGTGCCTGTGTTTGTGGTGCTGTTGGGTGTGGTCTGGTACTTTCGTATCAATTACCGCCATTTCTTCACAGCACCTGCCACTGTTTCCCTGGTGGGGGTCACTGTCTTCTTCAGCTTCCTAGTATTTGGGATGTATGGACGATAA